From the genome of Sphingobacterium kitahiroshimense, one region includes:
- a CDS encoding DUF4397 domain-containing protein encodes MRYQKLDFKQYKRDHTQQAYWFRLVDNHLMYVAILFFTFVFTACQKEKMDMGVDNRAVTENRERSNVRIINMAGFNQVISGKDSLTNFIVRRPDAPDTDRYPGTSYFPVDGRLGKSWVIPQDLFNQQDQVKLTLGIRHYQGALDRDITFQAANDYRKPMDYFLMPTLFMDGQPDIVAVPRAVSAPSKPDHFKIRVVNLGGPIKHQTMGLLGMQEDITGAVSLAYADGTLVSTQTNNIQTNAVASDYIELPYGTYQFRLLLQDGRQIPALGADTYAYTVLHPSTSTIAIDHSSNSNLHYAPVTTYQPGGVYTLLVAPGEFNYYVDEIGNTSSYYQNAFQVLTDVAAPANRTYSRIQAANARAGQPINFRVDGKPLADALAFGQASNYLNMIQGTHRIEALDASGKVLASLEQAMQPAQNYTIWLYPQQDGKPQLLLVANDLSGSVYTGAQDDASFARLQYQFYFPKRFLNLSIGNPYVTFTVGNGQSPATSFDNRDAVENLQPGIPKMERPYIGYRTLYNPFEFMVYRSTPDVVPGIWASDISVLTHEAFIANKKLYEKSGRPEPIQEAGVYTVALIGKSAKDATATDKARMILVKHTR; translated from the coding sequence ATGCGATATCAAAAATTAGACTTTAAACAGTACAAACGCGATCATACGCAACAAGCTTATTGGTTTCGCCTAGTGGATAACCACCTCATGTATGTGGCCATTTTATTTTTCACATTCGTGTTCACGGCCTGTCAGAAAGAAAAAATGGATATGGGTGTTGACAATCGGGCGGTAACGGAAAACCGTGAACGATCAAATGTGCGGATTATAAATATGGCTGGATTTAATCAGGTTATTTCAGGTAAAGATAGTTTAACCAATTTTATCGTACGTCGTCCAGACGCTCCAGATACTGATCGCTATCCGGGTACATCCTATTTTCCTGTAGACGGACGATTGGGTAAAAGCTGGGTAATTCCACAGGATCTCTTTAACCAACAGGATCAAGTAAAGCTTACGTTGGGGATACGTCATTATCAGGGGGCTTTAGATCGGGACATTACTTTTCAGGCTGCCAACGATTACCGTAAACCGATGGATTATTTCTTGATGCCTACGTTATTTATGGATGGACAACCGGATATAGTAGCGGTGCCACGTGCGGTTTCCGCTCCTTCAAAACCGGATCATTTTAAAATCCGAGTCGTCAATCTGGGTGGTCCTATCAAACATCAGACCATGGGCCTTTTGGGTATGCAGGAAGATATTACGGGGGCCGTATCTCTAGCGTATGCCGATGGTACATTGGTCAGTACACAAACCAATAATATACAGACAAATGCAGTAGCTTCTGATTATATTGAACTGCCTTATGGTACCTATCAGTTTAGGTTATTGCTCCAAGACGGAAGGCAGATTCCAGCTTTGGGAGCAGATACTTACGCATACACTGTCCTTCATCCGTCGACATCCACGATCGCTATCGATCATTCGAGCAATAGCAATTTGCATTACGCTCCCGTCACGACCTATCAACCCGGTGGCGTGTATACCTTGTTGGTTGCTCCCGGAGAATTTAATTACTACGTCGATGAAATCGGAAATACCTCTTCCTATTATCAGAATGCTTTTCAGGTATTGACCGATGTAGCAGCTCCTGCCAACCGGACCTATTCCCGTATTCAAGCAGCTAATGCGCGAGCAGGTCAACCGATCAATTTTCGGGTTGATGGTAAACCACTAGCCGATGCTTTGGCTTTTGGTCAGGCCAGTAATTATCTCAATATGATTCAGGGAACACATAGGATAGAAGCATTGGATGCATCAGGCAAAGTATTGGCTTCTTTGGAGCAGGCGATGCAACCGGCACAAAATTATACCATTTGGCTTTATCCCCAACAAGATGGTAAACCTCAACTGCTATTAGTAGCCAATGACTTAAGTGGTTCGGTCTATACAGGAGCTCAGGATGATGCCAGTTTTGCCCGTTTACAATATCAGTTTTATTTCCCAAAACGCTTTTTAAACTTATCCATTGGAAATCCATATGTGACGTTTACCGTGGGCAATGGACAGTCTCCTGCCACGTCTTTCGATAATCGGGACGCGGTAGAAAATCTACAACCTGGAATTCCGAAGATGGAAAGACCATATATCGGATATCGAACACTCTATAATCCTTTTGAATTTATGGTCTATCGTTCTACACCTGATGTCGTTCCGGGTATTTGGGCAAGCGATATCAGCGTGTTGACACACGAAGCTTTTATCGCCAATAAAAAACTTTACGAGAAATCAGGACGCCCCGAACCCATACAGGAAGCAGGCGTATATACGGTTGCTCTTATTGGCAAGAGTGCAAAAGATGCTACTGCGACCGATAAAGCAAGAATGATTTTAGTTAAACATACCCGATAA